A region from the Algoriphagus machipongonensis genome encodes:
- a CDS encoding SAM-dependent methyltransferase, translating to MSKTDVLKSIRELAGSVFENSIDYEKGKYGLDEIYNHFQKITSITGFDSRIENLAAVPTAKGKALGLNYAAQCLLDYKRTLKFIKAIVLAITKKLNENPEKEVRVFYAGCGPYATFLTLIAPLFQANQVQFSLLEINKNSVVSAKKLIDSLDLSDYLIEFHIGDAVTFKVPDSDSYDIVISETLDALLYRECYVPILVNLLPQFRNDVLLLPENVLIDLSFSSSSDSKSEVKELKMGNAFNVREAISALPISESIPAEFPEKKIDLTNVNLDTFEKLFLDTRVKIYQDIWLERNESSLTVPFESILQKPNDSNSITFTYQMEPEIELKCKFE from the coding sequence ATGAGTAAAACAGACGTATTAAAATCCATTCGTGAACTTGCTGGTTCCGTTTTCGAAAACTCAATTGATTATGAAAAGGGAAAATATGGTCTCGATGAGATCTACAATCATTTCCAAAAAATAACCAGTATTACAGGCTTTGACTCCAGGATTGAAAACTTAGCAGCAGTTCCCACAGCTAAAGGCAAAGCATTAGGGCTAAATTATGCTGCACAATGTTTATTGGATTACAAAAGAACTTTGAAATTCATCAAAGCAATTGTTTTAGCTATTACTAAAAAACTCAATGAAAATCCAGAAAAGGAAGTTCGTGTTTTTTACGCCGGATGCGGTCCATATGCGACCTTTTTAACACTAATCGCTCCCCTATTCCAAGCAAATCAGGTACAATTTTCACTTTTGGAAATAAATAAAAACTCAGTAGTATCTGCCAAAAAATTGATCGATTCCCTCGACTTATCAGACTATCTAATTGAATTTCACATTGGAGACGCAGTGACATTTAAAGTTCCAGATTCAGACTCATATGACATCGTTATTAGCGAAACTTTAGACGCCTTATTATACCGGGAATGCTATGTTCCTATTTTAGTCAATCTACTCCCCCAATTCAGGAATGATGTCCTATTATTACCTGAAAATGTACTGATAGACCTATCCTTTTCGAGCAGTTCAGACAGCAAATCCGAGGTAAAAGAATTAAAGATGGGAAATGCATTTAACGTTCGAGAAGCTATTTCTGCTTTACCTATTTCAGAGAGTATCCCTGCCGAGTTTCCTGAAAAAAAAATTGATTTGACCAATGTGAACTTGGATACTTTTGAAAAGCTATTCTTAGATACTAGAGTTAAAATCTATCAAGACATCTGGTTGGAAAGGAATGAATCCTCTCTCACCGTACCTTTTGAATCTATCCTTCAAAAACCAAATGATAGCAATTCCATTACTTTCACTTACCAAATGGAGCCAGAAATTGAACTGAAATGTAAATTTGAATGA
- a CDS encoding aspartyl/asparaginyl beta-hydroxylase domain-containing protein has translation METKQETKDRIQLPFKFDVEKMVLEAKALKQKEYEYYNVIPLRSPAHLVDTSLPFPPPADDYADGTWTDWLDTPALKSSPYLKSIIEFFSEYTTVNLVRLLFLAPNSIVKEHTDPTLGLEQEKSMIRLTIPVDNNEGVEFYLNDELVPMKVGECWYLRLTDPHRVFNKGTTDRINLTIDIIPNDQIIEILNKAM, from the coding sequence ATGGAAACAAAGCAAGAAACAAAAGACAGAATCCAATTACCTTTTAAATTCGATGTAGAGAAAATGGTTTTAGAGGCGAAGGCTTTGAAACAAAAGGAGTATGAATATTATAATGTTATCCCCTTACGTTCTCCGGCACATTTGGTAGACACCTCATTGCCATTCCCCCCGCCTGCTGATGATTATGCAGATGGAACCTGGACTGATTGGCTTGATACACCCGCTTTAAAAAGCAGTCCCTATTTAAAAAGCATTATCGAATTTTTTAGCGAATACACTACGGTAAATCTTGTTAGGTTATTGTTTTTAGCTCCAAATTCCATTGTCAAGGAGCATACTGACCCAACTTTAGGACTAGAGCAAGAGAAATCTATGATTCGCTTGACCATCCCTGTAGATAACAATGAAGGTGTAGAGTTTTATTTAAATGATGAGTTAGTCCCAATGAAAGTTGGAGAATGTTGGTATTTACGATTGACTGATCCTCACCGAGTTTTTAACAAAGGCACCACCGACCGTATCAATCTTACCATCGATATCATCCCAAATGATCAAATAATAGAAATCTTGAATAAGGCTATGTAA
- a CDS encoding DUF5694 domain-containing protein, whose product MKQISFISLFFLLFSCSEPSQKQQEQDSKDIFSGLMDDFPIIDKKPSHQVLTLGVFHFDRSRDGSDVVAKNHIDITTDENRSELDEIIKKLEEFNPSKIAVEWRPEYQDRLDSLFREYLEGNYSLEKNEAFQIGFKLAKSLGHDKVYCVDNNPPMPESINEIDDWEAYADSLGHLELWQSYDQENLRYNTFMDTIQRNLNVKDYLLLINSKKNSVRNKQIWTTGLVNVGYLDKYVGADLLGRWYRRNARIYANSKNLVDTDENLLIIYGGAHKWILDELFESSPDFQVIQFNDLIRN is encoded by the coding sequence ATGAAGCAAATATCATTCATAAGTTTGTTTTTCTTGCTTTTCTCCTGCTCTGAGCCATCTCAAAAACAGCAAGAACAAGACTCAAAAGATATTTTTTCAGGGCTTATGGATGATTTCCCAATCATCGACAAAAAACCTAGCCACCAAGTGCTAACGCTTGGCGTATTTCATTTTGATAGAAGTAGAGATGGCAGTGATGTGGTAGCCAAAAATCATATTGACATTACAACCGATGAAAATCGGTCTGAATTAGATGAGATAATCAAAAAATTAGAAGAATTTAATCCCTCCAAAATTGCAGTTGAGTGGAGGCCTGAATACCAAGATAGATTAGATTCACTATTTCGGGAATACCTGGAAGGAAACTACTCGTTAGAAAAAAATGAGGCTTTTCAGATTGGTTTTAAACTTGCAAAATCTCTCGGCCATGATAAGGTGTATTGTGTAGACAATAATCCACCGATGCCTGAAAGCATTAACGAAATAGATGACTGGGAAGCTTATGCAGATAGTTTAGGACATCTAGAATTATGGCAATCTTACGATCAGGAAAACTTAAGGTACAATACCTTTATGGACACTATACAGCGAAATCTGAATGTGAAGGATTACCTGCTTCTTATTAACTCTAAAAAGAATTCAGTCCGTAACAAACAAATTTGGACTACAGGCTTGGTGAATGTAGGCTATTTAGATAAATATGTCGGGGCAGATTTATTGGGTAGATGGTATCGTAGAAATGCTCGTATTTATGCAAATTCCAAAAACCTGGTAGACACGGATGAAAATTTATTAATCATTTATGGAGGAGCACATAAATGGATTTTGGATGAATTATTCGAATCCTCTCCAGATTTTCAAGTAATCCAGTTTAATGATTTAATAAGGAATTAA
- a CDS encoding alpha/beta hydrolase, with protein sequence MKYTALLLFLFSAIVSSSFAISDTVQITNSKTSITYKAVVVTPSSYEQVEKNFPTLYLLHGGVGKFSDWTKQISDKALIQKLADQYGFIIVMPEGEAFSYYIDSPVVENSQFDSYISKDVVNYMDNNYRTIAKKEGRAITGLSMGGFGALYLSAKHPELFLAAGSMSGALNPDLKGWGLPQQAMIDVGKGFAGILGSKEEFPERYEEVSIINNIDVYKEHGIHLMIDCGVNDFLIQPNRELHRRLVFEGISHDYTERDGGHSWKYWENALPYHMVFFASLLEK encoded by the coding sequence ATGAAATACACAGCCCTTCTTCTATTTCTTTTTTCAGCAATAGTATCTTCAAGTTTTGCAATATCAGATACAGTACAAATAACTAACTCTAAAACCTCGATTACCTATAAAGCAGTAGTTGTTACTCCAAGTTCTTATGAGCAGGTAGAGAAAAATTTTCCCACACTTTACTTATTACATGGAGGTGTAGGTAAGTTTTCTGATTGGACTAAGCAGATTTCAGACAAAGCTTTAATCCAAAAACTGGCTGATCAATACGGATTTATCATTGTGATGCCGGAAGGTGAGGCATTTAGTTATTACATAGATAGCCCAGTGGTTGAGAATAGCCAGTTCGACAGCTACATTTCTAAAGATGTTGTCAATTATATGGATAATAACTACAGAACTATCGCCAAAAAAGAGGGGAGAGCGATAACTGGTTTATCTATGGGTGGATTTGGAGCATTGTATTTATCAGCTAAGCATCCTGAGCTGTTTTTGGCGGCTGGAAGTATGAGCGGAGCTTTAAATCCTGATCTTAAGGGATGGGGTCTTCCACAACAAGCAATGATTGATGTGGGAAAAGGATTTGCGGGTATCTTGGGAAGCAAAGAAGAGTTTCCAGAGCGTTACGAAGAGGTAAGTATTATCAATAATATCGACGTTTACAAAGAACATGGAATCCATTTGATGATCGACTGTGGGGTAAATGACTTTTTAATTCAACCCAACAGAGAATTGCACAGAAGATTGGTTTTCGAAGGAATTTCACATGATTACACAGAGCGAGACGGAGGCCATTCATGGAAATATTGGGAGAATGCCCTTCCATACCACATGGTGTTTTTTGCAAGTTTACTGGAGAAATAA
- a CDS encoding DUF1573 domain-containing protein translates to MKKIAVLFSLFVFALVLNANAQEASGAVISFKEKSVDFGDITQGDKVSHTFELTNSGKTPLIISNVAATCGCTVPSWPKDPIAPGKTAEIKVSFNSTGKMGKQNSVVRIYSNASEPIEKVSLISNVLPKTK, encoded by the coding sequence ATGAAAAAAATTGCCGTTTTATTTAGTCTTTTTGTATTTGCGCTTGTCCTTAATGCAAATGCACAGGAAGCCTCAGGAGCTGTTATTTCCTTTAAGGAAAAGTCAGTGGACTTTGGGGATATTACCCAAGGAGACAAAGTATCTCACACTTTTGAATTAACCAATTCAGGAAAAACACCCCTAATTATTTCCAACGTTGCAGCAACTTGTGGTTGTACTGTTCCAAGTTGGCCAAAAGACCCTATCGCTCCAGGAAAAACAGCGGAAATTAAAGTTTCGTTTAATTCAACTGGAAAAATGGGGAAACAAAATTCTGTTGTAAGAATCTATTCTAATGCTTCAGAGCCAATAGAAAAAGTATCCTTGATTTCTAACGTCCTTCCAAAGACGAAATAA
- a CDS encoding ATP-dependent DNA helicase: MAKDNQHLPKPSDLLIKNFSFPPTHGQREFFEKMNAFLKTDTSSEPTFVLRGYAGTGKTSVISALVRSLPRLNMRALLLAPTGRAAKVMGNYSQRAAFTIHKIIYKPKGEDGSLGNGFILQKNYYKDTVFIVDESSMIADDGGMSGTLLGDLIRFTFQGSGNRLIFVGDTAQLPPVGSEYSPALDAGYLLRHFRLTADQIELTEVMRQKLESGILYNATQLRGQLTQETPKIEISTNLFKDTFKMTGERLEDGLRYAYDKYGTENTTIVTRSNKSAVQYNLYIRQTIHFYEDEICGGDLLMIVKNNYTYMAESDRVNFLANGDMAEVTKIKSFEELYGFRFATLELRLLDYPDEPQFEAKVLLDTLYAPSPSLTRDQYRSLYQQVAEDYADVASKKERMELIRKDPYLNALQVKFAYALTCHKAQGGQWKAVFVDQGYLKEDQIDQDFTRWLYTAITRATEELYLVNFNPLFFVKATEDSL, translated from the coding sequence ATGGCTAAAGATAATCAGCACTTGCCGAAGCCCTCGGATTTATTGATCAAAAATTTCTCTTTTCCTCCCACTCATGGTCAAAGGGAGTTTTTTGAGAAGATGAATGCTTTTTTGAAGACTGATACCAGCTCCGAACCTACTTTTGTTTTAAGAGGATATGCAGGAACAGGTAAGACTTCTGTGATCTCAGCCTTGGTTCGATCCCTTCCTCGTTTGAATATGCGGGCATTACTCTTAGCTCCAACAGGCAGGGCAGCCAAGGTGATGGGTAATTATAGCCAAAGGGCTGCTTTTACCATTCATAAAATCATCTACAAGCCCAAAGGGGAGGATGGAAGTCTTGGGAATGGGTTTATTCTTCAGAAAAACTACTACAAGGATACTGTGTTCATCGTAGATGAATCTTCCATGATTGCAGATGATGGAGGAATGTCAGGAACCCTTTTGGGAGATCTGATCCGCTTTACCTTCCAGGGTTCTGGAAATCGCTTGATCTTCGTGGGAGATACTGCCCAATTGCCACCGGTGGGAAGTGAGTACAGCCCTGCTTTGGATGCTGGGTACCTATTGAGGCATTTTAGATTAACCGCAGACCAAATCGAGTTGACTGAGGTGATGAGGCAAAAGTTAGAGTCTGGCATTCTCTACAATGCTACCCAACTCAGGGGGCAATTAACCCAAGAAACTCCTAAGATAGAAATCAGTACCAATTTGTTTAAGGATACTTTTAAGATGACAGGGGAACGCCTGGAAGATGGGCTTCGCTATGCCTATGACAAGTATGGTACGGAAAACACAACGATCGTCACAAGATCCAATAAATCCGCAGTTCAATACAACCTTTATATTCGTCAAACCATCCATTTCTATGAAGATGAAATTTGCGGAGGAGATTTATTGATGATCGTTAAGAACAATTATACTTATATGGCTGAGTCTGACCGGGTGAATTTTCTTGCCAATGGAGACATGGCTGAAGTGACCAAAATAAAATCTTTTGAAGAGTTGTATGGGTTCCGTTTTGCGACTTTAGAACTACGCTTGCTGGATTACCCAGACGAACCCCAGTTTGAGGCGAAAGTACTCTTAGATACACTATATGCGCCCAGTCCATCACTTACACGAGACCAATACCGCAGTCTTTATCAACAGGTGGCAGAGGATTATGCAGATGTCGCTAGCAAAAAAGAGAGAATGGAGCTCATTAGAAAGGATCCTTACTTGAATGCTTTACAGGTGAAGTTTGCTTATGCCTTGACTTGCCATAAGGCGCAAGGGGGGCAGTGGAAAGCCGTATTTGTGGATCAGGGCTATTTAAAAGAAGATCAAATAGATCAGGATTTTACCAGATGGCTTTATACTGCTATCACCAGAGCCACGGAAGAACTTTATCTAGTGAATTTCAATCCTTTATTTTTTGTAAAAGCAACTGAAGATAGCCTTTGA
- a CDS encoding NUDIX domain-containing protein: MSKDEISKEIESKFGNQLRVRVNGILIQDEKLLMVKHLMGNGKILWSVPGGGMNFGQSASENLQREFLEETGLNVKITKYLFVHEYLDPPLHAMEHFFSVKSTGGCLKLGEDPELSREFQILKELTWMSLDDIKSVPKESIHQIFRQIKSLDDLGLWKGYFNFGNNSIK; the protein is encoded by the coding sequence ATGTCAAAAGACGAAATCAGCAAGGAAATAGAATCAAAATTTGGAAATCAGCTTAGAGTTAGGGTAAATGGCATCTTAATTCAGGATGAAAAGCTGTTAATGGTCAAGCATCTTATGGGGAATGGCAAAATTCTTTGGTCAGTACCTGGAGGAGGAATGAATTTTGGGCAATCTGCCTCAGAGAATTTGCAAAGAGAATTCCTGGAAGAAACGGGCTTAAATGTTAAAATAACCAAATATTTGTTCGTTCATGAGTATTTAGACCCTCCTTTACATGCGATGGAGCATTTTTTTAGTGTAAAATCCACAGGAGGTTGTTTGAAACTCGGAGAAGATCCCGAACTTAGTAGGGAATTCCAGATTTTGAAAGAACTTACTTGGATGAGTCTGGATGACATTAAATCTGTTCCAAAAGAATCCATTCATCAAATATTTAGACAAATTAAATCCCTTGATGACTTAGGTTTGTGGAAAGGATATTTTAATTTTGGAAATAATTCCATAAAATAG
- a CDS encoding DUF3822 family protein: MENTLKVYKSDKFDVEDTTSLSLFLYPHSLAIFAKDKNLANIGIHYYTSFDWDDLDKIVVSDPLLKLDLPAKLYIHQPVFSLVPGVLFQPGQEESYLSFAGKMEKDLFYYSSPMDSNNIQLVSFLSKKAKKALEARFSELSYHHGASSFLSYLFKERFNLIGQEISVCIIDNYIYLAAFTDQEISVFNIFEIKSREDILKYISILITQLGYEKNHVRITVYGATEHYEVTENWAKDYFLHFRILRPHSNQNYSHGFKHLKSGGLFEAFWQFE; this comes from the coding sequence TTGGAAAACACTCTGAAAGTATACAAAAGTGATAAGTTTGATGTGGAGGACACAACAAGCTTATCACTTTTTTTATATCCCCACTCATTAGCAATATTCGCTAAGGACAAGAATCTTGCGAATATTGGTATACATTATTACACCTCCTTTGATTGGGATGATTTGGATAAAATAGTGGTATCAGACCCACTGTTAAAACTGGATCTTCCAGCCAAACTTTATATCCACCAACCGGTATTTAGCTTGGTTCCTGGAGTTTTGTTCCAACCTGGACAAGAGGAAAGCTACCTATCCTTTGCAGGAAAGATGGAAAAAGACCTGTTTTACTATTCTTCACCCATGGATAGCAATAACATACAGCTTGTATCCTTTCTTTCTAAAAAAGCTAAGAAAGCTTTAGAAGCACGGTTTTCTGAGCTATCCTATCATCATGGAGCAAGTTCCTTTCTCTCCTACCTATTCAAAGAGCGGTTCAATCTTATAGGACAGGAGATTTCTGTCTGCATTATTGACAATTACATTTATCTCGCAGCTTTTACTGATCAGGAAATTTCTGTCTTCAATATTTTTGAAATCAAGAGCCGAGAGGATATTCTGAAATATATCAGTATTTTGATCACACAGCTGGGTTATGAAAAAAACCACGTAAGGATAACTGTCTACGGAGCTACCGAACATTATGAGGTGACTGAAAATTGGGCAAAAGATTACTTCTTACATTTCAGAATTTTGAGACCACATTCCAATCAAAATTATTCACATGGGTTTAAGCATTTGAAGTCAGGTGGACTTTTTGAAGCATTTTGGCAATTCGAATAA
- the coaD gene encoding pantetheine-phosphate adenylyltransferase has product MKKIAIFPGSFDPYTMGHHDIVVRSLKLFDEIIIGIGYNSTKQNRYFDIDLMVSKIEEVYKDIPQVKVIVYNELTSTLAKKHNANFLIRGLRNTTDFEYENSISQMNRYLNDELETVFLITSPPIAAISSTVIREVHRYGGDVAEFLPYKI; this is encoded by the coding sequence ATGAAAAAAATAGCCATTTTCCCTGGATCCTTTGATCCCTACACGATGGGCCATCATGACATTGTTGTCAGAAGCTTGAAACTTTTTGATGAAATCATCATTGGGATAGGCTACAATTCGACCAAACAAAATCGCTACTTTGATATAGATTTAATGGTCAGTAAAATTGAGGAGGTTTATAAGGATATCCCTCAGGTAAAAGTGATCGTTTACAACGAGCTTACCTCTACTTTAGCAAAAAAGCACAACGCAAATTTCCTTATTCGAGGTTTAAGAAACACCACTGACTTTGAATATGAAAACTCAATCAGTCAGATGAACCGATATCTAAATGATGAGTTGGAAACAGTCTTCCTGATCACCTCTCCTCCTATTGCAGCGATAAGTTCTACGGTCATCCGAGAAGTACACCGCTATGGTGGTGATGTCGCAGAATTCCTTCCTTATAAGATTTGA
- a CDS encoding NUDIX hydrolase, with amino-acid sequence MRIFVNDKPLNLISYEELEAKKSYESIYQASEELPEKIDWKDDVLFHEPSHDLIIKILYVMRTRKLKDLDSITLVSKDRSVLKKFVKSRFNIIKAAGGVVTNKKHQVLLIYRLGKWDFPKGKFEKGETPEECAIREVEEECAIKVKATKHLYNTWHTYSQNRKSILKKTYWYEMECISDKGMTPQKEEGIDDIRWFYEGDAKVALVNSYPSMRYLFKQFIKGHPKPQIL; translated from the coding sequence ATGAGAATTTTTGTAAACGACAAGCCCTTGAACTTGATTTCCTATGAGGAGCTCGAAGCCAAAAAAAGCTATGAGTCGATTTACCAAGCATCAGAGGAGTTACCGGAAAAGATAGATTGGAAGGATGATGTGCTTTTTCATGAGCCTTCTCATGATCTGATAATCAAGATATTGTATGTCATGAGGACAAGGAAATTAAAGGATTTAGATTCTATTACCTTGGTCTCAAAAGACAGATCTGTTTTGAAGAAGTTTGTAAAAAGTCGTTTTAACATCATCAAAGCTGCTGGTGGCGTGGTAACCAACAAGAAACATCAGGTTTTATTAATTTACCGATTGGGCAAATGGGATTTCCCAAAAGGAAAATTTGAAAAAGGCGAGACTCCCGAAGAGTGTGCAATAAGAGAAGTGGAGGAGGAGTGTGCTATCAAAGTAAAGGCTACCAAGCATCTTTACAATACCTGGCATACGTATTCCCAAAACCGGAAAAGCATTCTTAAAAAGACCTATTGGTATGAAATGGAGTGTATTAGTGATAAGGGGATGACTCCACAAAAGGAGGAAGGGATTGATGATATTCGATGGTTTTATGAAGGTGATGCCAAAGTTGCCTTAGTTAATTCATATCCATCTATGCGATACTTATTTAAGCAGTTTATTAAAGGTCACCCCAAGCCTCAAATCTTATAA
- the pyrE gene encoding orotate phosphoribosyltransferase yields the protein MEILDSSVAAEVADKLLEIKAIQLKPESPFTWASGWKSPIYCDNRISLSFPEVRNLIKDQLVKSVMHYFPEAESIAGVATAGIPQGALIANDLELPFIYVRSKPKGHGMENMIEGKVTPGQKVVVVEDLVSTGGSSLKAAADLKKAGFEVLGMVAIFSYGFDIASENFKNAGIKLICLSHYEALLPRAIKKNYISDETLKSLSSWRKDPGSWTP from the coding sequence ATGGAAATTTTAGACTCAAGCGTAGCTGCAGAAGTAGCAGATAAATTACTGGAAATTAAAGCGATTCAATTAAAACCTGAATCCCCATTCACTTGGGCTTCCGGATGGAAGTCTCCAATTTATTGTGACAACAGAATTTCTTTGTCTTTTCCTGAGGTTAGGAATTTGATCAAAGACCAACTGGTCAAAAGTGTAATGCACTATTTCCCAGAAGCAGAGTCCATTGCGGGTGTTGCTACTGCAGGAATCCCTCAGGGAGCATTAATTGCCAATGACCTTGAACTTCCTTTTATCTATGTGAGGTCGAAGCCAAAAGGTCATGGTATGGAAAACATGATAGAGGGCAAAGTTACACCAGGTCAAAAGGTAGTTGTTGTGGAAGACTTGGTCTCAACTGGAGGAAGCTCATTAAAAGCAGCCGCTGACTTAAAAAAAGCAGGTTTTGAGGTGTTAGGAATGGTAGCCATATTTAGCTATGGTTTTGATATCGCTTCTGAAAACTTTAAAAATGCAGGAATTAAATTAATCTGCCTGAGCCATTATGAAGCCTTGCTTCCAAGAGCTATCAAGAAAAATTACATAAGCGATGAAACGTTGAAGTCGCTTTCATCATGGAGAAAAGATCCAGGAAGTTGGACACCATAA
- a CDS encoding gamma carbonic anhydrase family protein, producing the protein MALIVPVNSKEPKLGENCWLAPNATLVGEIEMGNNCTVWFNAVIRGDVHFIKIGDDTNIQDGAVIHCTYQKFPTIIGNKVSIAHNAVVHGCTIHDRVLVGMGAIVMDGAVIHSGAVIAAGAVVLAGTVVEANSIYAGMPAKKVKDTGENMQEVIDRTAKNYPMYAKWFEK; encoded by the coding sequence ATGGCATTAATTGTTCCAGTGAATTCAAAAGAGCCAAAATTAGGTGAAAATTGTTGGTTGGCACCCAATGCAACTCTTGTAGGAGAAATAGAGATGGGAAATAACTGTACCGTATGGTTTAATGCTGTTATTAGGGGCGATGTTCACTTTATTAAAATTGGGGACGATACCAATATACAAGATGGGGCAGTCATCCACTGTACGTACCAAAAATTCCCCACAATTATTGGGAACAAGGTCTCAATCGCTCATAATGCCGTTGTTCATGGTTGCACCATTCACGATAGGGTTTTGGTAGGAATGGGGGCTATTGTAATGGATGGAGCTGTAATCCATTCAGGCGCTGTAATTGCTGCCGGAGCAGTGGTTCTTGCTGGGACCGTTGTGGAAGCCAATTCTATTTATGCAGGAATGCCTGCAAAAAAAGTAAAGGATACAGGAGAGAATATGCAGGAAGTAATTGATAGGACGGCTAAAAATTACCCCATGTATGCTAAGTGGTTTGAAAAATAA
- a CDS encoding YceI family protein, which produces MKTIKLTGFLLASALLTFSCNKPSETVETSEAKEVATLEGKSLSIDPEATTIAWRGYKPTGQHFGKIPAVNGELALSGSEITGGKFTFDITGLKIEDMEETDESYGKLYGHLQSADFFDAENHPQATFEITEVMPFSESDKIAVEEQFESENTPKSATELSPEQPTHWISGNLTMRGNTKNIKFPAAVSIDNGVVSAKAGFNIDRTAWGLSYGDEADAVDKTKDKFIYNTVSLNLNVTASE; this is translated from the coding sequence ATGAAAACTATTAAACTAACTGGATTCTTACTAGCAAGTGCTTTACTTACATTCTCATGTAACAAGCCGTCTGAAACAGTAGAAACATCTGAAGCAAAAGAAGTAGCAACTTTAGAAGGTAAAAGCCTAAGCATTGATCCTGAAGCAACTACCATCGCATGGAGAGGTTACAAACCAACTGGACAACACTTTGGTAAAATTCCTGCTGTAAATGGTGAATTGGCGCTAAGTGGATCAGAAATTACTGGAGGTAAATTCACCTTCGATATCACAGGTCTTAAGATCGAAGATATGGAAGAGACTGATGAGAGCTACGGTAAGCTTTATGGTCATTTGCAATCAGCAGATTTCTTTGATGCAGAAAACCATCCTCAGGCAACATTTGAAATTACTGAAGTAATGCCTTTCTCAGAATCAGATAAAATTGCAGTAGAAGAGCAATTTGAGTCAGAAAACACGCCAAAAAGTGCAACTGAACTATCTCCTGAGCAACCAACGCACTGGATCTCAGGTAACCTTACTATGAGAGGTAATACAAAAAACATCAAATTCCCTGCAGCAGTATCCATTGACAATGGTGTAGTATCTGCTAAAGCTGGATTTAACATTGACAGAACTGCATGGGGTCTATCTTACGGTGACGAGGCTGATGCAGTAGATAAGACAAAAGATAAATTTATCTATAACACGGTTTCTTTAAACCTTAATGTTACAGCATCTGAATAA